A window of the Cucurbita pepo subsp. pepo cultivar mu-cu-16 chromosome LG01, ASM280686v2, whole genome shotgun sequence genome harbors these coding sequences:
- the LOC111799280 gene encoding B-box zinc finger protein 22 isoform X6 produces MKIQCNVCEMAEATVLCCADEAALCWACDENIHAANKLASKHQRVPLSGSSSQMPRCDICQEASGYIFCLEDRALLCRKCDVAIHTANTCVTGHQRFLLTGVKVALEPTDPIPCSSIANSHSREISTKTKVRPPSDKEFSMPSSGEFSRSLSVQGGSDDFMTNRTLLTGDSASGGFSHWQIDELINLTGFNQNYGFMDNGSSKIDRNWRETELILRHDTLIVTGHGRVLACYDIILSS; encoded by the exons ATGAAGATTCAGTGCAATGTCTGCGAAATGGCTGAAGCCACCGTTCTGTGTTGTGCTGATGAGGCGGCGCTGTGCTGGGCCTGCGATGAGAACATTCATGCCGCCAACAAGCTCGCTAGCAAGCACCAGAGAGTTCCTCTCTCTGGTTCTTCGTCTCAGATGCCCAGATGCGACATCTGCCAG GAAGCTAGTGGCTACATCTTCTGTTTAGAGGATCGAGCATTACTTTGCAGAAAGTGTGATGTTGCAATACACACAGCAAATACTTGCGTAACGGGTCATCAACGCTTTCTGCTCACTGGTGTGAAAGTCGCACTCGAGCCAACCGACCCTATTCCTTGTTCTTCCATAGCTAATTCACATTCTAGAGAGATATCAACCAAAACGAAAGTTAGACCACCGTCTGATAAGGAATTCTCGATGCCTTCGTCTGGTGAATTCAGCAGAAGCCTGTCTGTTCAAGGTGGATCTGATGACTTCATGACAAATAGAACATTGCTTACTGGAGATTCTGCTTCTGGTGGCTTTTCACATTGGCAAATAGATGAACTCATTAATCTGACTGGATTCAATCAGAATTATGGGTTTATGGATAACGGATCATCCAAG ATTGATAGGAACTGGAGAGAGACAGAACTAATTCTTAGGCACGACACGCTG ATTGTTACAGGTCATGGGCGAGTTCTTGCatgttatgatattatccTATCCTCATAG
- the LOC111799280 gene encoding B-box zinc finger protein 22 isoform X4: protein MKIQCNVCEMAEATVLCCADEAALCWACDENIHAANKLASKHQRVPLSGSSSQMPRCDICQEASGYIFCLEDRALLCRKCDVAIHTANTCVTGHQRFLLTGVKVALEPTDPIPCSSIANSHSREISTKTKVRPPSDKEFSMPSSGEFSRSLSVQGGSDDFMTNRTLLTGDSASGGFSHWQIDELINLTGFNQNYGFMDNGSSKLGCFSPYIHYTTFKIDRNWRETELILRHDTLIVTGHGRVLACYDIILSS, encoded by the exons ATGAAGATTCAGTGCAATGTCTGCGAAATGGCTGAAGCCACCGTTCTGTGTTGTGCTGATGAGGCGGCGCTGTGCTGGGCCTGCGATGAGAACATTCATGCCGCCAACAAGCTCGCTAGCAAGCACCAGAGAGTTCCTCTCTCTGGTTCTTCGTCTCAGATGCCCAGATGCGACATCTGCCAG GAAGCTAGTGGCTACATCTTCTGTTTAGAGGATCGAGCATTACTTTGCAGAAAGTGTGATGTTGCAATACACACAGCAAATACTTGCGTAACGGGTCATCAACGCTTTCTGCTCACTGGTGTGAAAGTCGCACTCGAGCCAACCGACCCTATTCCTTGTTCTTCCATAGCTAATTCACATTCTAGAGAGATATCAACCAAAACGAAAGTTAGACCACCGTCTGATAAGGAATTCTCGATGCCTTCGTCTGGTGAATTCAGCAGAAGCCTGTCTGTTCAAGGTGGATCTGATGACTTCATGACAAATAGAACATTGCTTACTGGAGATTCTGCTTCTGGTGGCTTTTCACATTGGCAAATAGATGAACTCATTAATCTGACTGGATTCAATCAGAATTATGGGTTTATGGATAACGGATCATCCAAG CTTGGATGCTTTTCTCCATATATACACTATACAACCTTCAAGATTGATAGGAACTGGAGAGAGACAGAACTAATTCTTAGGCACGACACGCTG ATTGTTACAGGTCATGGGCGAGTTCTTGCatgttatgatattatccTATCCTCATAG
- the LOC111799280 gene encoding B-box zinc finger protein 22 isoform X3, whose amino-acid sequence MKIQCNVCEMAEATVLCCADEAALCWACDENIHAANKLASKHQRVPLSGSSSQMPRCDICQEASGYIFCLEDRALLCRKCDVAIHTANTCVTGHQRFLLTGVKVALEPTDPIPCSSIANSHSREISTKTKVRPPSDKEFSMPSSGEFSRSLSVQGGSDDFMTNRTLLTGDSASGGFSHWQIDELINLTGFNQNYGFMDNGSSKIDRNWRETELILRHDTLVMGEFLHVMILSYPHRLTAKKWTDWRLIVESLGTPIHHQV is encoded by the exons ATGAAGATTCAGTGCAATGTCTGCGAAATGGCTGAAGCCACCGTTCTGTGTTGTGCTGATGAGGCGGCGCTGTGCTGGGCCTGCGATGAGAACATTCATGCCGCCAACAAGCTCGCTAGCAAGCACCAGAGAGTTCCTCTCTCTGGTTCTTCGTCTCAGATGCCCAGATGCGACATCTGCCAG GAAGCTAGTGGCTACATCTTCTGTTTAGAGGATCGAGCATTACTTTGCAGAAAGTGTGATGTTGCAATACACACAGCAAATACTTGCGTAACGGGTCATCAACGCTTTCTGCTCACTGGTGTGAAAGTCGCACTCGAGCCAACCGACCCTATTCCTTGTTCTTCCATAGCTAATTCACATTCTAGAGAGATATCAACCAAAACGAAAGTTAGACCACCGTCTGATAAGGAATTCTCGATGCCTTCGTCTGGTGAATTCAGCAGAAGCCTGTCTGTTCAAGGTGGATCTGATGACTTCATGACAAATAGAACATTGCTTACTGGAGATTCTGCTTCTGGTGGCTTTTCACATTGGCAAATAGATGAACTCATTAATCTGACTGGATTCAATCAGAATTATGGGTTTATGGATAACGGATCATCCAAG ATTGATAGGAACTGGAGAGAGACAGAACTAATTCTTAGGCACGACACGCTG GTCATGGGCGAGTTCTTGCatgttatgatattatccTATCCTCATAGATTAACTGCAAAAAAGTGGACTGATTGGAG GCTGATAGTGGAAAGCTTGGGGACTCCGATTCATCATCAAGTTTGA
- the LOC111799280 gene encoding B-box zinc finger protein 22 isoform X2 has translation MKIQCNVCEMAEATVLCCADEAALCWACDENIHAANKLASKHQRVPLSGSSSQMPRCDICQEASGYIFCLEDRALLCRKCDVAIHTANTCVTGHQRFLLTGVKVALEPTDPIPCSSIANSHSREISTKTKVRPPSDKEFSMPSSGEFSRSLSVQGGSDDFMTNRTLLTGDSASGGFSHWQIDELINLTGFNQNYGFMDNGSSKLGCFSPYIHYTTFKIDRNWRETELILRHDTLVMGEFLHVMILSYPHRLTAKKWTDWRLIVESLGTPIHHQV, from the exons ATGAAGATTCAGTGCAATGTCTGCGAAATGGCTGAAGCCACCGTTCTGTGTTGTGCTGATGAGGCGGCGCTGTGCTGGGCCTGCGATGAGAACATTCATGCCGCCAACAAGCTCGCTAGCAAGCACCAGAGAGTTCCTCTCTCTGGTTCTTCGTCTCAGATGCCCAGATGCGACATCTGCCAG GAAGCTAGTGGCTACATCTTCTGTTTAGAGGATCGAGCATTACTTTGCAGAAAGTGTGATGTTGCAATACACACAGCAAATACTTGCGTAACGGGTCATCAACGCTTTCTGCTCACTGGTGTGAAAGTCGCACTCGAGCCAACCGACCCTATTCCTTGTTCTTCCATAGCTAATTCACATTCTAGAGAGATATCAACCAAAACGAAAGTTAGACCACCGTCTGATAAGGAATTCTCGATGCCTTCGTCTGGTGAATTCAGCAGAAGCCTGTCTGTTCAAGGTGGATCTGATGACTTCATGACAAATAGAACATTGCTTACTGGAGATTCTGCTTCTGGTGGCTTTTCACATTGGCAAATAGATGAACTCATTAATCTGACTGGATTCAATCAGAATTATGGGTTTATGGATAACGGATCATCCAAG CTTGGATGCTTTTCTCCATATATACACTATACAACCTTCAAGATTGATAGGAACTGGAGAGAGACAGAACTAATTCTTAGGCACGACACGCTG GTCATGGGCGAGTTCTTGCatgttatgatattatccTATCCTCATAGATTAACTGCAAAAAAGTGGACTGATTGGAG GCTGATAGTGGAAAGCTTGGGGACTCCGATTCATCATCAAGTTTGA
- the LOC111799280 gene encoding B-box zinc finger protein 22 isoform X5: MKIQCNVCEMAEATVLCCADEAALCWACDENIHAANKLASKHQRVPLSGSSSQMPRCDICQEASGYIFCLEDRALLCRKCDVAIHTANTCVTGHQRFLLTGVKVALEPTDPIPCSSIANSHSREISTKTKVRPPSDKEFSMPSSGEFSRSLSVQGGSDDFMTNRTLLTGDSASGGFSHWQIDELINLTGFNQNYGFMDNGSSKVMGEFLHVMILSYPHRLTAKKWTDWRLIVESLGTPIHHQV; encoded by the exons ATGAAGATTCAGTGCAATGTCTGCGAAATGGCTGAAGCCACCGTTCTGTGTTGTGCTGATGAGGCGGCGCTGTGCTGGGCCTGCGATGAGAACATTCATGCCGCCAACAAGCTCGCTAGCAAGCACCAGAGAGTTCCTCTCTCTGGTTCTTCGTCTCAGATGCCCAGATGCGACATCTGCCAG GAAGCTAGTGGCTACATCTTCTGTTTAGAGGATCGAGCATTACTTTGCAGAAAGTGTGATGTTGCAATACACACAGCAAATACTTGCGTAACGGGTCATCAACGCTTTCTGCTCACTGGTGTGAAAGTCGCACTCGAGCCAACCGACCCTATTCCTTGTTCTTCCATAGCTAATTCACATTCTAGAGAGATATCAACCAAAACGAAAGTTAGACCACCGTCTGATAAGGAATTCTCGATGCCTTCGTCTGGTGAATTCAGCAGAAGCCTGTCTGTTCAAGGTGGATCTGATGACTTCATGACAAATAGAACATTGCTTACTGGAGATTCTGCTTCTGGTGGCTTTTCACATTGGCAAATAGATGAACTCATTAATCTGACTGGATTCAATCAGAATTATGGGTTTATGGATAACGGATCATCCAAG GTCATGGGCGAGTTCTTGCatgttatgatattatccTATCCTCATAGATTAACTGCAAAAAAGTGGACTGATTGGAG GCTGATAGTGGAAAGCTTGGGGACTCCGATTCATCATCAAGTTTGA
- the LOC111799280 gene encoding B-box zinc finger protein 22 isoform X1, translated as MKIQCNVCEMAEATVLCCADEAALCWACDENIHAANKLASKHQRVPLSGSSSQMPRCDICQEASGYIFCLEDRALLCRKCDVAIHTANTCVTGHQRFLLTGVKVALEPTDPIPCSSIANSHSREISTKTKVRPPSDKEFSMPSSGEFSRSLSVQGGSDDFMTNRTLLTGDSASGGFSHWQIDELINLTGFNQNYGFMDNGSSKADSGKLGDSDSSSSLRAADVELDDDDECSGHIPEASWTVPQVPSPPTASGLYWPRSYHNSMDGAVFVPDICSSERFRHCSHNSMFSKRRRQF; from the exons ATGAAGATTCAGTGCAATGTCTGCGAAATGGCTGAAGCCACCGTTCTGTGTTGTGCTGATGAGGCGGCGCTGTGCTGGGCCTGCGATGAGAACATTCATGCCGCCAACAAGCTCGCTAGCAAGCACCAGAGAGTTCCTCTCTCTGGTTCTTCGTCTCAGATGCCCAGATGCGACATCTGCCAG GAAGCTAGTGGCTACATCTTCTGTTTAGAGGATCGAGCATTACTTTGCAGAAAGTGTGATGTTGCAATACACACAGCAAATACTTGCGTAACGGGTCATCAACGCTTTCTGCTCACTGGTGTGAAAGTCGCACTCGAGCCAACCGACCCTATTCCTTGTTCTTCCATAGCTAATTCACATTCTAGAGAGATATCAACCAAAACGAAAGTTAGACCACCGTCTGATAAGGAATTCTCGATGCCTTCGTCTGGTGAATTCAGCAGAAGCCTGTCTGTTCAAGGTGGATCTGATGACTTCATGACAAATAGAACATTGCTTACTGGAGATTCTGCTTCTGGTGGCTTTTCACATTGGCAAATAGATGAACTCATTAATCTGACTGGATTCAATCAGAATTATGGGTTTATGGATAACGGATCATCCAAG GCTGATAGTGGAAAGCTTGGGGACTCCGATTCATCATCAAGTTTGAGAGCTGCCGATGTTGAACTCGACGATGACGATGAATGCTCGGGTCACATTCCAGAGGCTTCCTGGACTGTGCCTCAGGTTCCCTCCCCTCCCACAGCATCTGGCTTATACTGGCCAAGAAGTTACCATAATTCTATGGATGGTGCTGTTTTTGTTCCTGATATCTGCTCTTCAGAAAGGTTTCGACATTGCTCACACAACAGTATGTTCTCGAAACGAAGGAGGCAGTTTTAG
- the LOC111799307 gene encoding protein VTE6, chloroplastic yields the protein MVVPAENFQSIASAAVNLVQSSPATWKSALLSNLLIFVVGLPILVTGLSVSGIASAFLLGTLTWRAFGPSGFLLVATYFIIGTAATKVKMAQKEAQGVAEKRKGRRGPSSVIGSSAAGCVCAFLMINKVGGQTFAQLWRLGFVASFCTKLSDTVSSEIGKAYGRITYLVTTFKVVPRGTEGAVSLEGTFAGLLAAIALAFVGYLLGDVTAPEAIVCAIASQIANLGESIIGAVFQGKEGFRWLNNDVVNVINISIGSILAMLMQQLLLGH from the exons ATGGTCGTCCCAGCTGAGAATTTTCAGAGTATTGCTTCCGCCGCTGTCAATCTTGTTCAATCGAGCCCCGCCACGTGGAAGTCGGCCTTACTCAGCAACCTGCTGATTTTCGTCGTGGGTTTGCCGATTCTGGTCACGGGGTTGTCTGTTTCTGGCATTGCTTCTGCTTTCTTGCTTGGTACACTCACGTGGCGTGCTTTTGGGCCCTCTGGTTTCCTTCTTGTTGCTACCTATTTCATCATT gGAACTGCTGCAACAAAGGTAAAGATGGCCCAAAAGGAGGCACAAGGGGTAGCTGAAAAGAGGAAAGGGAGAAGAGGACCCAGTAGCGTAATAGGATCGAGTGCTGCTGGTTGTGTTTGTGCTTTCCTCATGATAAATAAAGTTGGGGGACAAACATTCGCGCAATTATGGCGACTTGGTTTTGTTGCCAGTTTTTGTACTAAACTGAGTGACACTGTCTCAAGTGAAATAGGGAAGGCATATGGTAGGATAAC GTACCTGGTGACAACATTTAAGGTAGTTCCTCGGGGAACAGAAGGGGCTGTCAGTCTCGAGGGAACCTTTGCTGGACTCTTAGCAGCAATTGCTCTTGCCTTCGTTGGCTATCTTTTGGGTGac GTTACTGCACCTGAAGCAATTGTATGTGCTATAGCTTCACAGATTGCTAATCTTGGTGAAAGCATCATCGGTGCTGTATTTCAAGGGAAGGAGGGATTTCGGTGG CTCAACAATGATGTTgttaatgtcatcaacatatcCATAGGCAGCATTTTAGCTATGTTGATGCAGCAGCTCCTACTTGGTCATTGA
- the LOC111804944 gene encoding protein trichome birefringence-like 41, whose protein sequence is MALRSKILEQGILLVLVLLLFLVSGGSTAASTAEECNLFVGSWVVDETYPLYTAASCPFVQHEFNCVKNGRPDLGYTKYRWQPLHCDLSRFDGKLFLEKLGGKSILFVGDSLSRNQWQSLTCMLHSAVPNARYTLTRVGDVSTFTFTEYEVKVMLEKNVYLVDIVREEIGRVLKLDIINEGSSKLWQSVDFLIFNTWHWWNRRGSSQPWDYIEIGKEVLRDMDRMVAFEKALTTWGRWVDLNIDPQRNNVFFQGISPSHYNGSLWGEPRAKSCIGQNEPVVGSVYPGGSLPAVAVLKAVLSKITNPVHLLDVTELSLLRKDGHPSKYGLVGRTGLDCSHWCLAGVPDTWNLLFYNLII, encoded by the exons ATGGCTTTAAGGAGTAAGATTTTGGAGCAAGGaattcttcttgttcttgttcttcttctttttttggtttctgGAGGTTCGACGGCGGCGAGTACGGCGGAGGAGTGCAATTTATTCGTCGGAAGTTGGGTTGTTGACGAGACTTACCCGCTGTACACGGCGGCGAGTTGTCCTTTCGTGCAGCACGAGTTCAACTGCGTCAAAAATGGCCGTCCCGATTTAGGTTACACCAAGTACAGATGGCAGCCTCTCCATTGCGATTTATCCAG GTTTGATGGAAAACTTTTCTTAGAAAAACTTGGGGGCAAAAGTATACTATTTGTGGGAGACTCACTTAGTCGGAATCAATGGCAATCTTTGACATGCATGCTTCACTCTGCTGTTCCAAATGCACGTTATACTTTGACAAGGGtcggagatgtttccacattCACTTTCACG GAGTACGAAGTGAAAGTGATGCTCGAGAAAAATGTATATCTAGTAGACATTGTAAGAGAAGAGATTGGAAGAGTGTTGAAATTAGATATCATTAATGAAGGATCGAGTAAGTTGTGGCAAAGCGTCGactttctcatttttaatacTTGGCACTGGTGGAACCGTAGAGGATCTTCTCAACC ttgggaTTATATTGAAATAGGGAAAGAGGTGTTGAGAGATATGGATAGAATGGTAGCTTTTGAGAAGGCTCTCACAACTTGGGGAAGATGGGTTGATCTCAACATTGATCCTCAAAGAAATAATGTCTTTTTTCAAGGAATTTCTCCATCCCATTACAA TGGGAGTCTATGGGGAGAACCAAGAGCAAAGAGTTGCATAGGTCAAAACGAACCGGTGGTAGGCTCGGTGTACCCGGGCGGTTCACTGCCGGCGGTGGCCGTGCTGAAGGCTGTGCTAAGCAAAATCACAAACCCCGTTCACCTTCTGGACGTAACAGAGTTATCACTGCTGAGAAAAGATGGGCACCCCTCCAAGTATGGCTTAGTTGGCAGAACCGGATTGGACTGTAGCCATTGGTGCCTCGCTGGCGTTCCTGATACTTGGAATCTCTTATTTTACAAtctcattatttaa